A part of Halomarina litorea genomic DNA contains:
- a CDS encoding DUF2270 domain-containing protein, whose product MGRGFFEESSSPGSAMAHLYRGEIHRMKLWRERLDRTSNWAVTLIAAILTYAFSSANRPHYVILVGVVMVTVFLVIEARRYRGYDMWRSRVRILQRNVFAYSLDPSQGIEDPDWRPRLSRDYREPRTKISYEEAIAHRLRRVYLPLFTVLLGAWLFRILVTPESGGTWPESAAVGALPGTLTMGLVGAFYLVLVGITFRPRVWQATGELRRSEVGAWDDIK is encoded by the coding sequence ATGGGCCGGGGGTTCTTCGAGGAGTCGAGTTCCCCCGGGTCGGCGATGGCACACCTCTACCGCGGGGAGATCCACCGGATGAAGCTCTGGCGCGAGCGCCTCGACCGGACCTCCAACTGGGCGGTGACGCTCATCGCGGCCATCCTCACCTACGCGTTCTCCAGTGCCAACCGCCCCCACTACGTCATCCTCGTCGGCGTCGTGATGGTGACGGTGTTCCTCGTCATCGAGGCCCGTCGGTATCGCGGGTACGACATGTGGCGCTCTCGCGTCCGGATCCTCCAGCGCAACGTGTTCGCGTACTCGCTGGACCCGTCGCAGGGAATCGAGGACCCCGACTGGCGGCCGCGCCTCTCCCGGGACTACCGCGAACCCCGAACGAAGATCTCCTACGAGGAGGCGATCGCCCACCGCCTTCGCCGGGTGTACCTCCCCCTGTTCACGGTACTGCTCGGCGCGTGGTTGTTCCGCATCCTCGTCACGCCCGAGAGCGGGGGGACGTGGCCCGAGAGCGCCGCCGTCGGTGCGCTCCCGGGGACCCTCACGATGGGCCTCGTCGGCGCGTTCTACCTCGTGCTCGTCGGTATCACGTTCCGCCCGCGCGTCTGGCAGGCGACCGGCGAACTCCGGCGGAGTGAGGTCGGCGCGTGGGACGATATCAAGTGA
- a CDS encoding restriction endonuclease: protein MIGAMGQGTSDATTDETAQYQIGLPLEEQWRMELAEQKGTTGRAVSLEDIYDGTLYLSVDNTEYNEATTLAIDLETTETLWERSHEYSLTGPYLAGDTAVLQQGPNLIGLYPSTGEQRWTRTRTKDISFLWRSWGSAVPVSSFNLTDVGTSGDSRYNISNGSVTVYSEEGAQKWEKTGEYLSQFFPFDSVVCHLDSDRMWENDQWTIYTSDVVGREKTTGSELWRRSDIDVRRLRYDHDTGRLLAMTNTNVLHALDSKTGKSLWNRSVGGTTDDLTSGPDRVYYSIDSVVHALNKESMQIEWKAKSPSPIYDLTHDRGLLYVGTRDGQFFGLDVTTAKTVWDYEFVEGDGFLWTTNGGVITAAGNWVAVHQGQRGAAMEAIQGADSGGLFGSVSDRLADLFGRGEKVEAARASFEEGDYSSAVTEANNAGLTRGVVEAGLGVGVASASYTGGRFSVRNYRVQRLEARLEKLRQAYPIEDGPLAGEEPRALIQQVPVAIESLQRDWTGAPIRSLLRTEPEYRDIEAQIESALEIAPKLAEVSKRLEDFDRPATASAWAGTLGHQLQNSELDTLQRSLSECRSALKTAAVFDRKMGALPERASGRFDLDYLDTIVQRVIEPESEAGNDERTFCHAALDATAALFEYESKLNGYDLNALRSVISEKLSPTESERHTSGRLELIPEILTHAAEVEDILAKTDLSYTEDTHRVFKARIQDGISTLSLEQLNSVANQLNHINKRTWSHDDLLSFTPTEFEHLIALLYSERGYQVSIAQQKPGRAIDILGRRGDQAIGIEVKRYSRGNKVGRPDVEESVNEGTSVGAKRIVIVTSSTFTSTAREAAEQAHQPVDLVDGNTLLTYLYELDITVSIARTKVRNSKSRHRKRSSQHNRRQQSNSRQRSSNRNQTHNQSRQRQSRSRTASGQYTSSEECEVCGDTINGSLKSVPGPNGQTVQCCPACRERLENTAEVKSERRRQAYLILGVEPGADQERVKRAYREKVQEHHPDRGGDEATFIRVKKAYERITSD from the coding sequence ATGATCGGAGCGATGGGCCAAGGGACGTCAGATGCGACTACCGACGAAACGGCACAGTACCAGATCGGGCTGCCGCTCGAAGAACAGTGGCGAATGGAACTTGCCGAGCAGAAAGGGACTACCGGCCGTGCAGTTTCGTTAGAAGACATCTACGATGGTACGCTGTACCTGTCGGTCGATAATACGGAATACAACGAAGCAACAACATTGGCAATCGATCTGGAGACCACCGAAACCCTATGGGAGCGCTCGCACGAGTATTCACTTACTGGGCCATATCTCGCAGGCGATACAGCAGTTTTGCAACAGGGGCCGAATTTGATCGGCCTCTATCCCTCAACGGGTGAGCAGCGGTGGACACGGACACGGACGAAGGACATCTCGTTCCTTTGGCGTTCGTGGGGATCTGCGGTACCTGTCTCCTCGTTCAATCTTACAGATGTAGGTACCTCGGGTGACTCTCGATATAATATCTCGAACGGGTCAGTTACGGTCTATTCGGAAGAGGGGGCTCAGAAATGGGAGAAGACGGGAGAATATCTCAGTCAGTTCTTTCCGTTCGATTCGGTCGTGTGTCATCTTGACTCGGATCGAATGTGGGAAAACGACCAGTGGACGATCTACACGAGCGATGTCGTTGGACGCGAGAAAACGACTGGTTCGGAGTTGTGGCGCAGGTCCGACATCGACGTTCGCCGGTTGAGATATGATCATGACACCGGGCGCTTGCTGGCAATGACGAATACCAATGTGTTGCACGCGCTCGACTCAAAGACTGGAAAGAGCCTATGGAATAGATCGGTAGGAGGGACTACTGATGACCTCACATCAGGCCCCGATCGTGTGTATTACTCGATCGACTCCGTCGTTCACGCCTTGAACAAGGAGTCCATGCAGATCGAGTGGAAGGCGAAGAGCCCTTCACCGATCTACGACCTGACACACGATAGGGGGCTCCTCTATGTCGGCACTCGTGATGGTCAGTTTTTCGGCCTCGATGTTACTACCGCTAAGACCGTATGGGATTACGAATTCGTGGAGGGGGATGGGTTTCTTTGGACGACCAATGGTGGCGTGATCACGGCAGCCGGTAATTGGGTCGCTGTGCACCAAGGCCAACGCGGAGCAGCGATGGAGGCTATCCAAGGCGCTGACTCTGGTGGACTCTTCGGAAGCGTCTCTGATCGTCTCGCCGATCTCTTCGGTCGTGGAGAAAAAGTTGAGGCTGCTAGGGCTTCGTTCGAGGAAGGAGACTATTCATCAGCGGTAACAGAGGCGAACAACGCAGGACTAACTCGCGGTGTCGTTGAAGCAGGACTCGGCGTAGGTGTCGCGAGTGCTTCGTACACCGGAGGTAGATTCAGTGTTCGAAACTACCGAGTTCAGAGATTGGAAGCTCGCCTCGAGAAACTGCGCCAGGCTTATCCAATCGAGGACGGCCCCCTCGCAGGAGAAGAACCTCGAGCCCTCATACAGCAGGTTCCAGTCGCTATCGAGAGCTTGCAACGGGACTGGACAGGCGCACCAATACGGAGTCTTCTACGGACAGAACCCGAATACCGTGACATCGAAGCACAGATCGAGTCAGCACTGGAGATTGCGCCTAAATTAGCGGAAGTCTCAAAACGACTCGAAGACTTCGACCGGCCGGCTACTGCATCTGCGTGGGCGGGAACTCTTGGTCATCAACTTCAGAACTCCGAGTTAGACACACTACAGCGGTCACTTTCTGAGTGTCGCTCCGCTCTGAAAACGGCCGCCGTGTTCGACCGCAAGATGGGTGCTCTTCCAGAGCGAGCTAGCGGGAGATTTGATTTAGACTACCTTGACACGATCGTCCAACGAGTGATTGAGCCAGAGTCGGAGGCAGGCAACGATGAGCGTACGTTCTGTCACGCAGCACTCGATGCAACTGCCGCACTCTTCGAATACGAGTCTAAGTTGAACGGTTATGATCTCAACGCTCTGCGGTCGGTTATCTCTGAAAAGCTCTCGCCCACAGAGTCAGAACGCCACACCAGTGGGCGGCTTGAACTCATCCCGGAGATCCTCACCCACGCTGCAGAGGTCGAAGACATCTTGGCGAAGACGGATCTTTCCTACACAGAGGACACCCATCGGGTGTTCAAAGCTCGAATCCAAGATGGAATCTCGACATTATCGTTGGAGCAGCTCAATTCGGTAGCAAACCAGTTAAACCATATCAACAAACGAACGTGGTCGCACGACGACCTGCTCTCGTTTACCCCTACAGAGTTCGAGCATCTTATCGCTCTGTTGTACTCCGAGCGTGGTTATCAAGTCAGCATTGCTCAACAGAAACCGGGCCGAGCAATCGATATCCTCGGTAGAAGGGGAGATCAGGCAATCGGCATCGAAGTCAAGCGATACTCCAGAGGGAACAAAGTCGGTCGGCCTGATGTCGAGGAATCAGTGAACGAAGGAACATCAGTAGGGGCCAAACGAATCGTGATCGTCACCAGCTCGACGTTCACTTCAACAGCCAGAGAAGCCGCAGAACAAGCACATCAGCCCGTCGACTTGGTCGATGGGAATACGCTCCTAACATACCTCTATGAGTTGGATATCACGGTCAGCATAGCGCGAACGAAGGTCCGCAACTCGAAGTCGCGACACCGGAAGCGGTCGAGCCAACACAACAGACGGCAGCAATCGAACTCTCGTCAGCGATCGAGCAACAGAAACCAGACACACAATCAAAGCCGGCAACGGCAGTCTCGGTCTCGGACGGCTTCAGGCCAATACACTTCTAGCGAAGAATGTGAAGTGTGCGGAGACACGATCAATGGGTCACTCAAGTCAGTACCCGGGCCGAACGGTCAAACTGTCCAATGTTGTCCTGCATGTAGAGAACGTCTCGAGAACACAGCGGAGGTCAAAAGCGAACGACGCAGGCAAGCGTATCTCATACTGGGTGTCGAGCCAGGCGCTGATCAAGAACGGGTCAAACGGGCGTATCGTGAGAAGGTTCAAGAGCACCATCCTGACCGTGGAGGCGACGAAGCGACGTTTATTCGGGTGAAGAAAGCGTATGAGCGTATCACCTCCGACTGA
- a CDS encoding heavy metal translocating P-type ATPase, translated as MFRRRFWVSLVLSIPVVFFSEFIQEVFGYTAPTFPGSAWITPVLSVVVFAYGGVPFLSMARTEVRNREPGMMLLISLAITVAFVYSIASLFVEGTTPFFWELVTLIDIMLLGHWMEMRSVRQASGALDQLAKLMPDTAERIVESGDGAGRSPAGDRTQSGDTEEVPVSALSEGDVVLVRPGASVPVDGTVIEGESSVDESMITGESRAVDKEPGADVVAGTVNQDGSLRVRVTKTGDETTLAGIMRLVDEAQRSKSRTQLLADRAAGWLFYVALGVAAVTAVAWVVATGFEVSVLERVVTVLVIACPHALGLAVPLVVAINTSTAARNGMLIRDRIAMEEARNLDTVIFDKTGTLTKGEQGVVGVRTASGWDEERAFEVAAGVEGDSEHMIARAIRTAAEQRGVQRARVSNFENLRGLGVRATVDVRESAALSSRPEAGSGSGGSETVHLGGPNLVERLGIERPDDVVAFAEEAGSNAQTVVYLIREESEVVAAFALADVVREESRRAVEALHGMGIEVAMLTGDSEDVARAVSAELGIDQYFAEVLPEEKDTTVAQLQSAGKLVAMVGDGVNDAPALTRADVGIAIGSGTDVAIESGDIVLVENNPLDVVRLIVLSKASYRKMQENLVWATGYNVFALPLAAGVLAPLGILLSPAVGAVFMSLSTVIVAINARRLEGVDLSV; from the coding sequence ATGTTCCGGCGCCGGTTCTGGGTGTCACTGGTCCTCTCGATTCCGGTCGTCTTCTTCAGCGAGTTCATCCAGGAGGTCTTCGGCTACACCGCGCCGACGTTCCCCGGCAGCGCGTGGATTACGCCGGTTCTGTCGGTCGTCGTCTTCGCCTACGGCGGGGTGCCGTTCCTCTCGATGGCCCGGACGGAGGTCAGAAACCGCGAACCGGGGATGATGTTACTCATCTCGCTTGCCATCACCGTCGCGTTCGTCTACTCCATCGCCAGCCTGTTCGTCGAGGGGACGACGCCCTTCTTCTGGGAACTCGTCACGCTCATCGACATCATGCTCCTCGGTCACTGGATGGAGATGCGCTCGGTCCGGCAGGCGTCGGGCGCGCTCGACCAACTGGCCAAACTCATGCCGGACACGGCCGAGCGAATCGTCGAGAGCGGCGACGGCGCGGGACGAAGTCCGGCGGGCGACCGGACCCAGTCCGGTGACACCGAGGAAGTCCCCGTCTCGGCGCTCTCGGAGGGTGACGTCGTTCTCGTCCGTCCCGGCGCGAGCGTCCCCGTCGACGGGACGGTCATCGAGGGCGAGTCGTCGGTCGACGAGTCGATGATCACCGGCGAGTCGCGCGCCGTCGACAAGGAACCCGGAGCGGACGTCGTCGCCGGCACGGTCAACCAGGACGGCAGCCTGCGCGTCCGCGTGACGAAGACGGGTGACGAGACGACGCTCGCGGGCATCATGCGCCTCGTCGACGAGGCGCAGCGCTCGAAGTCCCGGACGCAACTGCTCGCCGACCGCGCGGCGGGGTGGCTGTTCTACGTCGCACTCGGGGTCGCCGCCGTGACCGCCGTCGCGTGGGTCGTCGCGACCGGGTTCGAGGTCTCCGTCCTCGAACGCGTCGTCACCGTCCTCGTCATCGCGTGTCCGCACGCGCTCGGCCTCGCCGTTCCTCTCGTCGTCGCCATCAACACGTCGACCGCCGCACGGAACGGGATGCTCATCCGCGACCGCATCGCCATGGAGGAGGCCCGCAACCTCGATACGGTCATCTTCGACAAGACGGGGACGCTCACGAAGGGCGAACAGGGCGTCGTCGGCGTCCGGACGGCGAGCGGTTGGGACGAGGAGCGAGCGTTCGAGGTCGCCGCGGGTGTCGAGGGAGACTCCGAGCACATGATCGCTCGCGCCATCCGGACCGCCGCCGAGCAGCGAGGGGTCCAGCGAGCGCGGGTCTCGAACTTCGAGAACCTCCGCGGCCTCGGCGTTCGGGCGACCGTCGACGTTCGAGAGAGCGCCGCTCTGTCGAGCCGACCAGAAGCCGGGTCGGGTTCCGGTGGCAGCGAGACGGTCCACCTCGGCGGGCCGAACCTCGTCGAGCGGCTCGGTATCGAACGACCCGACGACGTCGTCGCGTTCGCCGAGGAGGCCGGCTCGAACGCCCAGACCGTCGTCTACCTGATCCGGGAGGAGTCGGAGGTCGTCGCGGCGTTCGCGCTCGCGGACGTCGTCCGCGAGGAGAGCCGCCGGGCCGTCGAGGCGCTGCACGGGATGGGAATCGAGGTGGCGATGCTGACCGGCGACTCCGAGGACGTCGCGAGGGCCGTCTCGGCGGAACTCGGCATCGACCAGTACTTCGCGGAGGTCCTGCCCGAGGAGAAAGACACCACAGTCGCACAGCTCCAGTCGGCGGGGAAGCTGGTCGCGATGGTCGGCGACGGCGTCAACGACGCGCCCGCGCTCACGAGAGCCGACGTCGGCATCGCCATCGGCTCGGGAACCGACGTCGCCATCGAGTCGGGCGACATCGTCCTCGTCGAGAACAACCCACTGGACGTCGTCCGTCTCATCGTGCTCTCGAAGGCCAGCTATCGGAAGATGCAGGAGAACCTCGTCTGGGCGACCGGCTACAACGTGTTCGCGCTCCCGCTGGCGGCAGGGGTGCTCGCTCCACTCGGTATCCTGCTCTCCCCGGCGGTCGGCGCGGTGTTCATGTCGCTCTCGACGGTCATCGTCGCCATCAACGCCCGGCGACTCGAAGGGGTCGACCTGTCGGTGTAG
- a CDS encoding FAD-dependent oxidoreductase, which translates to MSTFVVVGGDAAGMSAASKAKRDDPDLDVVVFERGQWVSYGACGLPYYVKGEIQSLEDLVSVTPEEFREERDIDLRIGHDVTEIDPDGRTVTAQGDDGEVEQEYDHLLVATGAEAVTPPIEGLDREGVYTLGSMSDGKDLREYVARARDEGNLQQPDRGLACQFLETCTGPVGIVGGGYIGIEMAEALAANGFEVHLFQRGDRVLTQFSRATSEAVLDHLETQDVAVYLDSEVRELAGDGSVEAVVTPDDRVPVEMVLVGTGVRPRTALAEAAGIELGETGAIATDAYRETTVQDVYAAGDCAEAEHVVTGAPAYVPLALTANRHGRAVGQTVTGSPTEGGGVAGTAAVKAFDVEAARTGVLPEEARRAGFDPLTDTIEAKSRAGYYPEGGTVQVTLTVDRPTGRVLGGSLVSEYGEGAVHRSHALVGAVTEGVTVDELANYDLAYAPPFNTTWDPVLTAAKVVDGQR; encoded by the coding sequence ATGAGCACGTTCGTCGTCGTCGGCGGTGACGCGGCTGGGATGTCCGCAGCGAGCAAGGCCAAACGCGACGACCCGGACCTCGACGTGGTCGTCTTCGAACGGGGGCAGTGGGTGTCCTACGGCGCGTGCGGGTTGCCGTACTACGTCAAGGGGGAGATCCAGTCGCTCGAGGACCTCGTCTCGGTGACGCCCGAGGAGTTCCGCGAGGAACGCGACATCGACCTCCGCATCGGCCACGACGTCACCGAAATCGATCCCGACGGTCGAACCGTGACCGCACAGGGCGACGACGGCGAGGTCGAACAGGAATACGACCACCTGCTCGTGGCGACCGGCGCGGAGGCCGTCACCCCACCCATCGAGGGCCTCGACCGCGAGGGGGTGTACACGCTCGGGTCGATGTCGGACGGGAAGGACCTCCGCGAGTACGTCGCCCGCGCGCGCGACGAGGGGAATCTCCAGCAACCCGACCGGGGCCTCGCCTGCCAGTTCCTCGAAACCTGCACGGGACCGGTCGGCATCGTCGGCGGCGGCTACATCGGTATCGAGATGGCCGAGGCGCTGGCGGCCAACGGCTTCGAGGTACACCTCTTCCAGCGCGGCGACCGCGTCCTGACGCAGTTCAGCCGCGCCACGAGCGAGGCCGTCCTCGACCACCTCGAAACACAGGACGTCGCGGTGTACCTCGACAGCGAGGTCCGGGAACTCGCGGGCGACGGGTCGGTCGAGGCGGTCGTGACCCCCGACGACCGCGTCCCCGTCGAGATGGTCCTCGTCGGAACCGGGGTCCGGCCGCGGACGGCCCTCGCCGAGGCGGCCGGCATCGAACTCGGGGAGACGGGCGCCATCGCGACCGACGCCTACCGCGAGACGACCGTGCAGGACGTGTACGCGGCGGGCGACTGCGCCGAGGCCGAACACGTCGTCACGGGCGCCCCCGCGTACGTCCCGCTGGCGCTGACGGCGAACCGTCACGGCCGGGCGGTGGGACAGACCGTCACCGGGAGTCCGACGGAGGGCGGCGGCGTCGCCGGCACCGCCGCGGTCAAGGCCTTCGACGTCGAGGCCGCACGCACCGGGGTGCTCCCCGAGGAGGCACGGCGGGCGGGGTTCGACCCCCTCACCGACACCATCGAGGCCAAGTCACGCGCCGGCTACTACCCCGAGGGCGGGACGGTGCAGGTGACGCTCACCGTCGACCGACCCACGGGTCGGGTACTGGGCGGGAGCCTCGTCTCGGAGTACGGCGAGGGCGCGGTCCACCGCAGTCACGCGCTCGTTGGTGCGGTGACCGAGGGGGTCACCGTCGACGAGTTGGCGAACTACGACCTCGCGTACGCCCCGCCGTTCAACACGACGTGGGACCCCGTGCTGACGGCGGCGAAAGTCGTCGACGGACAGCGGTAG
- a CDS encoding HNH endonuclease produces the protein MSLPPEVKTYRDLIAYQYAQLIGVAAGIDDHGFIFSKFYKLQAGEIEMSSLTKEDKYQLQEGVASCIYCGSEDDIGFDHIIPRSTGGPDTISNQVPACQSCNSSKGDRDVIDWFRNQSCPIPRLVWGKYLKHLYEHRKTEGTLDESLPNDERNRWEGAEVTRTVSKRIRKRYRDSSSETPISTGRSEPVNRSLSEFGAE, from the coding sequence ATGTCGCTCCCTCCTGAAGTGAAGACGTATCGTGACCTCATCGCCTATCAGTACGCTCAGCTCATCGGCGTCGCTGCAGGTATCGACGATCATGGGTTCATCTTTTCGAAATTCTATAAGCTACAAGCTGGAGAGATTGAAATGAGTTCACTCACAAAAGAAGACAAGTATCAGCTTCAGGAAGGGGTCGCATCGTGTATCTACTGCGGCTCGGAGGACGATATCGGATTCGATCACATCATTCCACGGAGTACGGGCGGGCCGGATACGATCAGCAATCAAGTTCCAGCGTGCCAATCATGCAACTCTTCGAAAGGAGACCGTGACGTCATCGATTGGTTCCGAAACCAGAGCTGCCCCATTCCCCGTCTTGTCTGGGGAAAATACCTCAAGCACCTGTACGAACATCGGAAGACAGAGGGGACGCTTGATGAGTCGCTTCCAAACGACGAACGAAATCGGTGGGAAGGGGCTGAGGTAACTCGAACAGTCTCAAAGCGGATTCGCAAACGCTACCGAGATTCGTCAAGTGAGACGCCTATCTCCACAGGGCGCTCCGAACCGGTTAATCGAAGTCTGAGTGAGTTTGGAGCCGAGTGA
- a CDS encoding MBL fold metallo-hydrolase: MSNTDIEASEVARRVTADDAEDLFVLDVRNEDDYEEWPIPESRNLPIYDELLDHDFSGLEDHLDDLPEDEEIAVVCVGGVTSARAAEFLREQGFDAKSIPDGMNSWGRVHREYELTDLDGVVQVVRPGTGCVSYLVHDSGEAVVVDPSQYLDHYLGAADERDLEIVGVADTHAHADHVSGARRLAGELDVPYYLHGEDVAALDRVTELADGDAIEVGERELTVRHTPGHTPGSVSFEFGDALLSGDTLFLRSVGRPDLEDSSEDAVRTAASRLFESLDELTDLDDGTVVLPGHFSDEEVRPLATELGELKAESTNELLSYVEDGDEEAFVETIVESLADEPANYNEIKQINWGEEQPGDDVEELELGPNNCAAN; the protein is encoded by the coding sequence ATGAGCAATACCGATATCGAAGCGTCCGAGGTCGCCCGCCGCGTCACCGCCGACGACGCCGAGGACCTGTTCGTTCTCGACGTGCGCAACGAGGACGACTACGAGGAGTGGCCGATCCCCGAGAGCAGGAACCTCCCCATCTACGACGAACTGCTCGACCACGACTTCTCGGGGCTGGAAGACCACCTCGACGACCTCCCGGAGGACGAGGAGATCGCCGTCGTCTGCGTCGGCGGAGTCACCTCCGCCCGTGCCGCCGAGTTCCTCCGCGAACAGGGCTTCGACGCGAAGTCCATCCCCGACGGGATGAACTCGTGGGGACGCGTCCACCGCGAGTACGAACTCACCGACCTCGACGGCGTCGTGCAGGTCGTCCGTCCCGGGACCGGGTGCGTCTCGTATCTCGTCCACGACAGCGGCGAGGCGGTCGTCGTCGACCCCTCCCAGTACCTCGACCACTATCTGGGCGCGGCCGACGAGCGCGACCTGGAAATCGTCGGCGTCGCAGACACCCACGCGCACGCCGACCACGTCTCCGGGGCGCGCCGCCTCGCAGGCGAACTCGACGTTCCCTACTACCTCCACGGCGAGGACGTCGCCGCTCTCGACCGCGTGACCGAACTCGCCGACGGCGACGCCATCGAGGTCGGCGAGCGCGAACTCACGGTCCGGCACACGCCCGGCCACACGCCCGGGAGCGTCTCCTTCGAGTTCGGCGACGCGCTCCTCTCCGGGGACACCCTGTTCCTCCGGAGCGTCGGCCGCCCCGACCTCGAGGACAGTTCCGAGGACGCCGTCCGGACGGCCGCGAGCCGGCTGTTCGAGAGCCTCGATGAACTCACCGACCTCGACGACGGGACCGTCGTCCTCCCCGGCCACTTCAGCGACGAGGAGGTGCGACCGCTCGCGACCGAACTCGGCGAGCTGAAAGCGGAGTCGACGAACGAACTGCTGAGCTACGTCGAGGACGGCGACGAGGAGGCGTTCGTCGAGACCATCGTCGAGAGCCTCGCCGACGAACCCGCGAACTACAACGAGATCAAGCAGATCAACTGGGGCGAGGAGCAACCCGGCGACGACGTCGAGGAACTCGAACTCGGCCCGAACAACTGCGCCGCGAACTGA
- a CDS encoding DUF302 domain-containing protein: MTYTTQTEADGAFDDVVERTVDALEAEGFGVLCDIDVRATFAEKLGEEFRQYRILGACNPQLAYDGLEAEIELGALLPCNVVVYERDDGTVVVSAVDPGRLVGIADNPDLDPITEDVSERFERVLDSL, from the coding sequence ATGACCTACACGACCCAGACCGAAGCAGACGGAGCGTTCGACGACGTCGTCGAACGGACGGTCGACGCCCTCGAAGCCGAGGGCTTCGGCGTCCTCTGTGATATCGACGTACGAGCGACGTTCGCCGAAAAGCTCGGGGAGGAGTTCCGCCAGTACCGGATCCTCGGCGCGTGCAACCCGCAACTGGCCTACGACGGCCTCGAAGCCGAGATAGAACTCGGCGCGCTCCTCCCGTGTAACGTCGTCGTCTACGAGCGAGACGACGGGACCGTCGTCGTGAGCGCGGTCGACCCCGGCCGACTCGTCGGCATCGCGGACAACCCGGACCTCGACCCGATCACCGAGGACGTCTCCGAGCGGTTCGAGCGGGTCCTCGATTCGCTGTGA
- a CDS encoding MFS transporter, whose translation MSYTQGIRRNWQQFALQLLTVFAVGLTIGAERNVVPILGRDVLGVESVLVIGSFVVSFGFVKALLNLYGGKWSETYGRKPILVAGWVVALPIPVILAFAPNWWWITLGNVLLGVNQGLAWSMSVNAKIDLAGSDARGFAVGLDEAFGYGGVAVGAWVTGVIAARYSLRPEPFYFLAGVVLLALLVSVLFVDETLPYARAEADDQATEEDADLPFGAVLKRATYGDRTLFAAAQAGSVEKFVDALVWIAYPLYLTAAGLSTAQVGVIVGVYGGVWGVLQLYTGRLADRVGRRPPVITGMFVAGGGVFLTGLVDGYWPWVGTAALTGVGMALLYPNLITVVGDAAHPSWRATGLGVYRMWRDAGYGFGAILIGVTADLLSIQAAFSLVAAAMFVSGAITFAWMRETRPDPESDPPSESGSTTPTDTR comes from the coding sequence ATGTCGTACACGCAGGGTATCCGACGGAACTGGCAGCAGTTCGCACTCCAGTTGCTCACCGTCTTCGCCGTCGGGCTCACCATCGGCGCCGAGCGGAACGTCGTCCCGATTCTGGGCCGTGACGTGCTCGGTGTCGAGTCGGTACTGGTCATCGGCTCGTTCGTCGTCAGCTTCGGCTTCGTGAAGGCCCTGCTCAACCTCTACGGCGGGAAGTGGTCCGAGACGTACGGACGGAAACCCATCCTCGTCGCCGGGTGGGTCGTCGCCCTCCCGATCCCGGTGATTCTCGCCTTCGCCCCGAACTGGTGGTGGATCACGCTCGGGAACGTGCTCCTCGGCGTCAATCAGGGGCTCGCCTGGTCGATGAGCGTCAACGCGAAGATCGACCTCGCGGGGAGCGACGCCCGCGGCTTCGCCGTCGGGCTCGACGAGGCGTTCGGCTACGGCGGGGTCGCCGTCGGGGCGTGGGTCACCGGCGTCATCGCGGCCCGGTACAGCCTCCGTCCCGAACCGTTCTACTTCCTGGCGGGCGTCGTCCTGCTCGCCCTCCTCGTGTCGGTCCTGTTCGTCGACGAAACGCTCCCGTACGCACGTGCAGAGGCCGACGACCAGGCCACCGAGGAGGACGCCGACCTGCCGTTCGGGGCGGTTCTGAAGCGGGCGACCTACGGCGACAGGACGCTGTTCGCGGCAGCGCAGGCCGGGAGCGTCGAGAAGTTCGTCGACGCGCTCGTTTGGATCGCTTATCCGCTGTACCTGACGGCCGCCGGTCTCTCGACCGCGCAGGTCGGTGTGATCGTCGGCGTGTACGGCGGCGTCTGGGGCGTCCTCCAGCTGTACACGGGTCGGCTCGCCGACCGCGTCGGGCGACGACCCCCCGTCATCACGGGGATGTTCGTCGCTGGCGGAGGTGTCTTCCTGACGGGACTCGTCGACGGTTACTGGCCGTGGGTCGGAACCGCCGCCCTGACAGGCGTCGGCATGGCGCTGCTGTATCCGAACCTCATCACGGTCGTCGGGGACGCCGCACATCCCTCGTGGCGGGCGACCGGGCTCGGCGTCTACCGGATGTGGCGCGACGCCGGCTACGGGTTCGGGGCGATCCTCATCGGCGTGACCGCCGACCTCCTGTCGATACAGGCCGCGTTCTCTCTCGTCGCCGCGGCGATGTTCGTGTCCGGTGCGATCACGTTCGCGTGGATGCGCGAGACCCGGCCCGACCCCGAATCGGACCCCCCTTCGGAATCCGGGTCGACCACGCCGACCGACACTCGCTGA